DNA sequence from the Aneurinibacillus sp. REN35 genome:
ACAAATCTTCAGTAATTTTAGCAACTAGCGTATCTATATCTTTTGTGTCCACTTATTTCACCACCTTTCTTATCAAATAGGAAATCTGGATGGCTGGCGCAATGCTCTTTCTTTAGTTCTTAGGATGAACCATCTCATCCAGTAAATGTTGTACAGCTTTTATCTGGGAAGGCGTCAATTTCTTAGCTGTCTTCAAAAGCTTGTCTAACTCTGGTGGTAGAGAATCATCGTTTGCAAAGAAGGAGGCTATATTTGTTCCCAAAGCTTCTAAGATTCTGGCAAGCATGTCCACATCTGGGACAGCGCGGTTGTTTTCAAAACGGCTTATATAAGATTGTGAAACGCTAACCATGTCTGCCAGTTCGGATGTTGTTAAACCTTTGGATTTGCGTAAGGAACGGAGTTTATCACCAATTTGCATACGATCACCCTTTAGAACGTTTTGTACTAAATATTCTACTACTAGAACAGGGGAGCAAGTGTAATAAATAATAAATAGAATAAATAATCATAATTTATATTGATTTTTATGCTAAATAGTTCTAAGATATAGTCAGGAGGTGAGCTTCCAATGATTGCAACTAGAATTGCCGCCTTTCGCAAAAGTAAGAAGATGTCACAAAGCGAGTTGGGGCAATTAACGGGTCTGGATCAAACGCTTATAAGTCGCATCGAACGTAATCAACGCAAAGTTACTGCGGATGAAATCACGATGTTTGCCAAAGCCCTCGGCGTAAGCATAGCTGAGCTGCTGGATGAAGAAGAACAATCAGCCTAACCACACCGAAAGGGGGTGAGAATGTGAACATTCAAGATGCAACAAAGTTAGCACTGGAGAAAGACCTGTATATCATTCGTGAAAGTTCACCTTTTAGAAAATACAGCAAGATAAAGCCGACTGATACATCTGATTGCTGTATGGTTTACAAAACAAAATACGCAGAGCAAATGCATGGTGGAAAGCTAGCCCCAGGCAAAAGGTGGAATCCTGATGCCTCGGACTTATTAGCTGATGACTGGATTGTAACGGAATTAAACGAGTAGCGATTTGATTTCTTTGATTGCTGCGTAGCCTTTTTTAATCATCGTATTCTCTTCAACATTTGCTATACCCATTGGATTTAATGCAGTTTCAAATGCTACATCATCGGCTGATTGAATCGAAACTAAACCATCGTGTTGTAGTAGATACAACGCTTTTGAAATGAAGTCGTCCGTTTCTTCTGGATAAAGTATCTTAAATGTTTCTAACTCGAAATATTGTTTCCCGTGTTTTTTGTACTCGGAAACCATATACCTCAGTAGCTTTTCAGACAAATTAATGAGCTTCATATTTTCACCCCCTGTCTATCTGAACTGGAAGAACGCCAACTCGCCAAAGTAACCGTTCTTCCGAATACCATAATTCGACAGGAGAAAGGAAAATCCTACTAATTAAAACTAGGCCTTACTTGGAAAGGAGCAGAAACATGGCCAAACAAACCGAGCAAAGAAAGGCACCTATCGTACATTACGGGCCACGCTTTGAACAGTGCAAAAAAGAAGCAATGCGTTATCTGGCCCGGCAAATTGTTCCGGCCTATCAAGAGAAGCTGAAGAAAGGAGCCAAGGCATGAACACTGTACGCACAGCCGATGATTTTCCTACCGTTCTGGACGCGATCTACTACTGCAATACTGAACTGAATCGTATTAGCGAGATGACAGATAAAGAAGAAGCTCAGCGAGAAATGGATAAATACTGGTGCTTTCACAATACTGTCCTTGCTCGTATCGAACGCGAGGAAGGGGGTGAATCACCAGACTCTATCTTAAAACAAGCATAGCATGGAGGTTGCAACTAAACAGGGACAAAAGGGAGATGAGAACATGTCCATTGCGGACAAAATCGGACAGTACCTGGAGGAGAAAAACATATCAGCAGGTGTACTTGCCGAGCAGCTCGGTTACGAGCGTTCCACCATCATCAAGATTAAGAACGGTAAGCGGAACTGGCAGGAAGAAAATGACCCGGCACTTGCTGCGGTGGATTGGCGATTTGCAGTCGCTATTATGGCTGAACGGTCCGGTGGCTACATATCGAACCTGTTGGACTTAGACCCGGACATCGATACACATCCTTCGGCAATGAAGGAGTTGGTGCTGAAGGAAATCCGTGATCTACAAAAAGTATTGGAGGCTACTGTGGTATCAAAGAAATCTTCTTCGAATCGGCAACTGGAGGGCGAACGGCTCTGGATGGAATTAAAGGATGTAGTGGATACGGCTACCGTGAAGCTGGGTGTGATCGAGGAAGTCTACGGACTAAGCAGATCAGAGTTGCTTACGAAATATGAGAAGGAAGTACGGGAGGGAAAACGATGAACGAACAATTGGAGCGATTAGAAAAGCTGGCGGCCTGGCATCAATCTATGGCGGATGATTATAAATTCTTGGACGAGCCACATGCGATGGGGCAAGTCGAGTACCACATGGAGCAAGCACAAAAATACTGGCGTCGTTACGGCTGGCTGAAAGCAGAGATTGAAACGATGAAAGAGTGGGGCGGAGAGTTAGCGCTGTTACCGGGGAGGGTGCTGAGATGAACTGGAACATGCGGTTGCAGGAAGTGCTCGAAAGGACAGCGGGCTATGATATGAGCTTAATGGATGAGGAACAGAATGCTGCGTACCAGCATCGCTTACTACTCAATCGAATCTCGCTGGAGATGGAAGAAGCCAAGCAAGAGGCGAAGGAGTATGAGGAGCTGGCTGAGTCTTATAAGGCGGCCGGAGAAGAAAAAGGCTATCAGGCAGCCTGGTCCTATCACAAACTAAGCCTGCAACGGTATCACGAATTATCTCTTTGGTACACAAAAGAAAAAGCTGCCGAGTGCGGGAACACTCAAACAGCTTAACACCTAACAATGTACAAACAGCATAACACATGTTCGTATGAAGTGGCAAGCTTTCGGGCTTGCTGCCAGGACTGCAGGTTGCCTGTCACCCCGGGCGCTTGTGGCTCTGGCAGCACTTCCGAGAAGTGCAATACATAACAGAAGGCAGGTGAAAAAATGAATCTAACAACAAGCATTACCACTGTGATTGACACCGTTACAGACGTTTTAATGCAGCGGCAAGGCCGAGGTCTTCCTATCACAGAATGGACTGTCGAGCGGGTGCTGCGTGATGAAGTTGGCTGGGAACGGGCAGAGGAGCTGCTGGATCGGATCCTGGTTGACCCTGTGATCCGGGCGACCATCGAAGTGGACAAGCTGGACTTCTCAGAATGGAGTGGCTCTGTGGTTGGTTACTGGTTCGAGACGGAAGCGGGCGGGCAGGAGTACATGCGAGATGTCCTGTAAACGGAAAAATGACCTGCGGGAACAGGTCATTGGCAAAGCAAACACTTTTTATCAATGTACCACGAATGCACTTTGAAAATCAAATAGGGGGGATGACCATGCAAGCAAACGTACTTGCA
Encoded proteins:
- a CDS encoding helix-turn-helix domain-containing protein, whose product is MQIGDKLRSLRKSKGLTTSELADMVSVSQSYISRFENNRAVPDVDMLARILEALGTNIASFFANDDSLPPELDKLLKTAKKLTPSQIKAVQHLLDEMVHPKN
- a CDS encoding helix-turn-helix domain-containing protein — its product is MIATRIAAFRKSKKMSQSELGQLTGLDQTLISRIERNQRKVTADEITMFAKALGVSIAELLDEEEQSA
- a CDS encoding Thoeris anti-defense Tad2 family protein; its protein translation is MNIQDATKLALEKDLYIIRESSPFRKYSKIKPTDTSDCCMVYKTKYAEQMHGGKLAPGKRWNPDASDLLADDWIVTELNE
- a CDS encoding lactate permease, producing the protein MKLINLSEKLLRYMVSEYKKHGKQYFELETFKILYPEETDDFISKALYLLQHDGLVSIQSADDVAFETALNPMGIANVEENTMIKKGYAAIKEIKSLLV